The Macrobrachium rosenbergii isolate ZJJX-2024 chromosome 18, ASM4041242v1, whole genome shotgun sequence genome has a window encoding:
- the LOC136847977 gene encoding uncharacterized protein: protein MKKDILRKEVEKNRLLEDLENLKCETKRLKNGRDISVESREPFSRTYRDVDIAFISEESLQRQVEEVTFLGEGVYGRTDVVSFNGERCVMKTGKRGDLPHRELQILTYLDGAGGAPKLLAASKRRCVISWVGDRTLQDMISDGKCDQDCLLTALLQVCERVQEVHEKNIIHNDIKADNIVYDTLAQKFSLIDYGLSKEAGETYTKMYDSARWMSPETKRGEPLGPKADVFSLGVLLGDILNRFSRPRKIAVGLANRATAKKVDDRPTLAEFMGVLKRFLEDVEFKRRAKKHFRVKNVRSIWRDVKRGIARPFKKIFKKKKGILQ, encoded by the coding sequence ATGAAGAAGGATATATTGCGTAAAGAAGTTGAAAAGAATAGGCTTCTCGAAGATCTTGAAAATCTAAAATGTGAAACGAAGCGGCTGAAGAATGGTCGTGACATATCTGTTGAGAGTCGTGAACCCTTCAGCAGGACTTACAGGGACGTGGACATTGCCTTCATCTCCGAGGAAAGTCTGCAGCGTCAAGTCGAGGAAGTGACTTTCTTAGGAGAGGGAGTATATGGCCGGACGGACGTGGTTTCGTTCAACGGAGAGCGCTGCGTCATGAAGACGGGAAAGAGGGGTGATCTGCCACACCGGGAGTTGCAAATCTTGACTTACCTGGACGGGGCGGGAGGAGCCCCAAAACTCCTGGCCGCGTCCAAGAGGCGGTGTGTCATATCGTGGGTAGGGGATCGTACATTGCAAGACATGATTTCAGATGGAAAATGCGATCAAGATTGTCTGTTAACGGCTCTGCTGCAAGTCTGCGAACGGGTGCAGGAAGTCCACGAGAAAAATATCATTCATAACGATATCAAAGCAGATAACATAGTTTACGACACCCTTGCACAGAAGTTCAGTCTGATCGATTACGGACTGTCTAAAGAGGCAGGAGAGACGTACACGAAGATGTACGATTCAGCCAGATGGATGTCGCCTGAGACGAAGAGGGGTGAGCCATTAGGTCCCAAGGCTGACGTCTTCTCCTTGGGAGTACTGCTAGGCGATATCCTAAATAGGTTTAGTCGTCCCAGGAAAATTGCCGTTGGTCTTGCAAACAGAGCAACTGCTAAGAAAGTCGACGACCGGCCAACTCTGGCAGAATTTATGGGGGTTCTAAAACGCTTTCTGGAAGACGTCGAGTTCAAACGGCGAGCAAAGAAACACTTTCGAGTTAAAAATGTTCGCAGCATTTGGCGCGATGTCAAAAGAGGCATCGCTCGGCCATTcaaaaagatatttaagaaaaaaaagggtaTTCTTCAATAA